The following nucleotide sequence is from Candidatus Bipolaricaulis sibiricus.
AAGCAGAAGCTCCGCCGCTGTAAGCAGTGCGGAGCCACGTTCTAGGACCATGCCCTATCCAAGATACAGCGAGGAAGTTGCGCCGAGGCTGATGAAGGAGCTCGGGTACTCCAACGTGATGCAGGCCCCCAAGGTGACGAAGGTCGTGGTGAACATGGGGGTGGGCAAGCATGACGATCCGAAGATCCTCGAGGGAGCCGTGAAGAACCTGGCTCAGATCACCGGCCAGAAGCCGGTGGTAACGCGGGCCAAGCGGGCAGTGTCGGACTTCAAGATCCGCAAGGGCGATGCCATTGGATGCATGGTGACGCTGCGCGGGCCCCGGGCGTACGAGTTCCTGTACAAGCTGTTCAACGTGGCCCTCCCCGGGATCCGCGACTTCAAGGGCGTCTCCCCGGATGCGTTTGATGGACGAGGGAACTTCTCGATCGGTCTGGCCGAGCAGATGGTGTTCCCGGAGATCTCGTACGATGACGTGGTGCGTGCCCAGGGGATGGACATCACCATTGTGACCACCGCAGAGACGGACCGCGAGGGCGCAGCGCTGCTGGCGGCTCTGGGTTGCGCGTTCCGCAAGGAGTAGGGAGGGGAGATGGCACGGAAGGCCATGATCGAGAAGGCGAACCGCCGCCCAAAGTTCGCGGTACGCAAGCACAACCGGTGCCAGCTGTGCGGGCGGTCACGGGCGTACATCCGGGACTTCGGCCTGTGCCGGCTCTGCTTCCGCAAGCTGGCCCTGGACGGACAGCTCCCGGGCGTGAAGAAGGCGGCGTGGTGAGGAGGAACGGATGATGGTGAACGACCCCATTGCCGATATGCTGGCGCGGATCCGCAACGCCCTCGCCCGGTCCATGGAAGAGGTGACGATGCCCTCGTCGCGGATGAAGGTGGACATCGCCCGGATCCTGGCCGATGAGGGGTACATCGAGTCGTATGCGGTGGAGGAAGGGACCCCCTGCCCCACGCTGCGCCTCAAGCTGAAGTACAAGCGGGAGGGGACGCGGTTCCGTCGCCCGGCCATCCAAGGCCTGCGGCGGGTGAGCACGTCCTCACGCCGCGTGTACCTCGGGGCGGACGAGATCCCGAACACACGCGGGGGGTTGGGCACGGCCGTTCTGTCCACATCGCAAGGGGTCATGACGGGACGCGAGGCCCGGCGCCGTCGGATCGGCGGCGAGCTCCTGTACGAGGTGTGGTGAGACGATGTCCAAGATCGGGAAGAAGCCTATCCGGATACCGTCGGGGGTTGAAGTCGTGGTTCATCCCGGCCGGGTCGTCGTCCGGGGTCCCCACGGGACGCTAGAGTGTCCCTACGAACCGGAGTTCGTGACGATCACGATCCGCGACGGGGAGGTTCACGTCGAGCGCAAGGCCGAGCGGGCCCCGTTTCGTGCCCGGCATGGTCTGTACAGGGCTCTCATTGCGAACATGATCCGCGGCGTTACCGAGAAGTGGCAGAAGGAGCTGGAGATCCAGGGGTTGGGGTACCGGGCACGCGCAGAGGGACGGGCCCTGGTGATGGAGCTTGGCTATTCCCACCCCGTGCGCTACGAGATCCCTGATGGGATTGAGTTTGCGGTTCCCGACCCTGCCCGGATCGTGATCCGGGGGATCGACAACCGGTTGGTGGGCCAAGTTGCGGCGGACATCCGGGCGTTCCATCCACCCGAGCCCTACCGCGGCACCGGCATCCGCTACCGCGGGGAGGAGATCGTTCGCAAGGCGGGTAAACTGGGGGCGAAAGGGTGACAGTTATGGCCATACGAACGCGCAACGAACATCGACTTAAGCGAAAGGCACGCATCCGACGCCGGGTCCACGGGACCGCGGACCGCCCGCGGCTCGCGGTGTACAAGAGCCTCCACCACGTGTACGCCCAGATCGTGGACGATGACCAGGGGAAGACGCTCGCCTCTGCTTCCACACTGTGCGCGGAGCTCCGCGCGCGCGGTGCAAGGAACACGGTGGAAGGGGCGCGTGCGGTGGGGGCCTTGGTGGCCCAGCGAGCGCGCGAAGGTGGGATTCGCCGGGTCGTGTTCGATCGCTCGGGCTACCCCTACCACGGCAAGGTTCGTGCCCTGGCCGAGGCGGCTCGCGAGGGAGGGCTTGAGTTCTGATGGCGAGATACGCAGAGCAACCAGCGAACGAGGTCATCGACATCCGTCGGGTGGGCAAGGTCACCAAGGGTGGAAAGCGCCTTCGGTTCCGGGTCGTGGTTGTGGCAGGTGACGGCGCAGGCCGAGTCGGGGTGGGGGTGGGGAAGTCGGTCGAGATTCCCCAGGCTGTCCAGCAGGCGATCCGGGATGCGATGAAACGTCTGGTCACGGTTCCGATCCAGGATGGGACGATCCCCCACGAGGTCCGAGGCCAGTACGGAGCGGCCAAGGTGCTGCTGCGCCCGGCGTATCCGGGGACCGGGGTTATTGCCGGCCGGACGGTGGGAGCGGTGTGCCGGATCGCGGGCATACGGAACATCCTCACCAAGGCCCTGCGGTCCACGAATCCGCTCAACCTGGCCCGAGCAACGCTCGATGGGTTCCGCCAGATGGAGGGCGTGGAGATGGTTGCCGCCCGGCGTGGGAAGACCGTTGAGGAGATCTTGGAGGTCGAGGATGCTGAGGCTCGATAACCTGCGGCCGGCCCCCGGAAGCAAGAAGCGCCGCAAGCGTGTGGGGCGAGGGTACAGCTCGGGCCACGGTGGCCACGAGTCGGGCAAGGGGACCAAGGGTCAGAACTCGCGATCCGGGGTCACGGTGCGACCGGGGTACGAAGGCGGCCAGACGCCATTCTGGATGCGGTTTCCCAAGCGGGGATTCCACAACGTGGCCCGCGTCGAGTACGCCGTGGTCAACGTGGGTGACCTGGACGCCCTGTTTTCTGCCGGTGACGAGGTCTCATTGGACGTGCTCACCCAACGGGGGATCGTGAAGGATCCCAAATGCGGTCTGAAGATCCTCGGTCATGGCGAACTGACAAAGGCCCTCGTCGTCAAGGCGGATCGGTTCAGCCAAGCGGCGCGAACGAAGATCGAGGCAGTCGGAGGACGAGCCGAAGGCGGCGAGCCCCCAGCGGCCGCTGGCTCGGGTGAGGAGGCGTAGGTGCTGGGACGCATTCAGCAGGTGTTCGCGATCGAGGAGCTGCGGAGGAGGATCCTCTACACGTTGGGGATGCTCCTCGTGTTTCGGATCGGAGCCCACATCCCGGTGCCGGGTGTGGACACCAAACAACTTGCCGACGTCCTGTCCGGAGCGTTCGGTGCTGGCTTGTTCCAGTTCATCAACATGTTCACCGGCGGGGCACTGCAGCAGTTCTCGCTGTTCTCGCTGGGTGTGATCCCGTACATCAACGCCTCAATCATCCTGTCGCTGCTGATCCCGGCGTTCCCGAAACTGAAGAAGCTGCAGGAAGAGGGTCGGGAAGGCCGCAAGAAGCTCACCCAGTACACCCGTTGGGGAACGGTCGTCCTCGCTCTTGCCCAGTCCTACGCGATGGGCGTGCTCGTGGTGCAGTACGGGCTGGCGCAGCCGTCGGTGGGTTTCTTCCTGAGCACGATCATCACCCTCACCGCGGGGTCGATCTTCCTGATGTGGGTTGGCGAGCGGATGACGGAGAACGGTGTTGGCAACGGGATCTCGATGCTCATCATGGCGGGCATCGTGGCCCGGTTCCCGGCGGAGATCCAGCAGTCGGCCCTTGAGATCTCGGCAGGCACGGTTCACCCACTGTGGGGGATCGGCCTGATCGGGCTGTTCGTGGCGGTGGTCGCCCTCACGGTGATCATCCAGCAGGGTCAGCGCAAAATCGTCATCCAATACGCCAAGCGCACTTCCGGACGCCGGGTCTATGGCGGGCATACCACCCACCTCCCGCTGCGGGTGAACCAGGGGGGCGTGATCCCGATCATCTTTGCCTCTGCGATCCTCACGCTCCCGAGCTCGATCGCGACCTGGGTTCCTCAGTTGAACTGGCTCCAGAGCTACGTGGCACCTGGAAGCACGATTTACCTGGTCGCTTACGTGCTTCTCATCTTCTTCTTCACGTACTTCTACTCGTCGCTGGTGTTCGATCCGAACGACATCGCGAAGAACCTCCGCGAGGCGGGCGGGTTCGTGCCCGGGGTGCGGCCGGGTCAGCCGACGGCGGATCACCTGGGAGCCGTGACGAACCGGTTGCTGCTTGTGGGGGGGCTGTTCCTGGCTGGCATTGCCGTCCTCCCGTTCGTGTTCTCCGCTCTGTCCAACATGCGGGGCTTCGCGATCGGGGGAACCTCGATCCTCATCCTGGTCGGAGTGGGCATCGACACGATCATGCAGATCGAGGCCCACCTGGTGATGCGTCAGTACGAGTCACTGGTCAAGGGCTCCGCGTTCTTGGGGAGGAAGGGCCTGTGAGGAACGTGATCCTCCTCGGTCCGCCGGGAGCGGGAAAGGGGACGATCGCGGCGCGGGTGGCGGAGAACGCTGACCTGTTGCACCTTTCAACCGGCGATGTCCTGCGCGACGAGGTGGCGCGCGGGACGAGGCTCGGGGAACTGGCCCGCGGGTTCATGGAGCGCGGAGAGCTCGTGCCGGACGATGTCGTATTGGCGATGGTTCGGGAACGGGTTGCCGGGCGAGACGGCGTGCTGCTCGATGGGTTCCCGCGTACGTTGGCGCAAGCCGAGGGTCTAGCTCGGTTCCTTCCCGTAGACGTTGTGGTGTACCTTGCGGTGGCGAAGGACGAGGTTGTGCGACGGCTGAGCGGCCGGAGGGTGTGCGGGGCGTGTGGGGCGGTGTACAACGTGGTGAGCGAGCGGCCGCAGCGCGAGGGGCGCTGTGACCGCTGTGGCGGAGAGCTGCGCCAGCGGCCCGACGACGCTCCGGAGGTGGTGGCGCGGCGGTACGAGGTCTACGAGAAGGACTCGCGACCTCTCGTCGAGCACTACGCCCGCCAGGGGGTGCTCGTGACGGTAGATGCGGCGCGTCCGGCCCACGAGGTCGCCGCTGACGTGGCGAAGGTGCTCCGCGCGTGATCGCCCTCAAGACCGCGGCCGAGATCGGCGTTGTCGCCGAGAACGCCCGTCTCCTCGGTGGGATCCTCGTTGGGGTTGCCCTGCGGGCGAGGCCCGGCGTGGCGACGGACGAACTGGACGCCTGGGCCGAGTCCCAGATCCGCGACGCCGGGGCCGAGCCAGCGTTCAAGGGATACCACGGCTATCCGGCCACGCTGTGTGTGTCTGTGAACGAGGAGATCGTCCACGGCATTCCCTCCGCGCGGAAGCTGAGGGACGGGGACATCGTGTCGCTCGACCTCGGGCTGCGCCGTGCGGGGTACTACGCAGACGCGGCACTAACGGTCGGGGTGGGACGCATCTCGCCCGAGGCCGAGCGGTTGCTTGCCGTCACGCGTGGTGCCTTGCAGGAGGCGATTCGGGCAGCTAGACTTGGCGGACACGTTTCGGATCTATCCCACGCGATCGGCCGGTATGTGGATCGCCACGGGTTTCACGTGGTTCGGGAGTTCGTGGGCCATGGCATTGGCCGGGATCTGCACGAGGATCCGCAGATTCCGAGCTTCGGCGTAGCCGGGCAGGGAACGGTGTTAAGGGAGGGGATGGTGCTGTGCCCGGAGCCGATGGTGAAGGGTGACGACCTCCCTGTACGCATCTTGGAAGATGGGTGGACTGCGGTGACGGCCAGCGGGTCGCTCGCTGCGCACTACGAGGAGATGGTGGTCGTCACCGCCGATGGGCCCTGGGTGCTCACGGGCGGGATTTGGGAGGCCTTTTGTCGAAGAAGGACGTGATTCGGGCGCGAGGGGAAGTCACGGAAGTCCTGCCCGACTCGATGTACCGGGTGAAGCTGGACAACGAGCACGATGCGCTGTGCGTGGCCTCGGGCCGGATGCGGAAGAACTTCATCCGAGTGGTGGTCGGCGATCGCGTGATCGTGGAGTTCTCCCCGTACGATCTCACCCGGGGACGGATTGTGTACCGCGAGACATAGAGGAGGCGAGGATGAAGGTCCGGAGCTCAGTGAAGAAGATCTGCGAGAAGTGCCGGGTCATCCGCCGCACGGGACGGTTGTGGGTTGTGTGCCGCAACCCCAAGCACAAGCAGCGGCAGGGGTAGGGTATGGCACGAATCGCAGGGATCAACCTTCCGGCGAAGAAACAGATTGCGGTGGCCCTGACCTACATCTATGGCATCGGCACAGCGAGGGCCCACGAGATCCTGAAGCGGACGGGTGTCGCTCCAGATACGAAGGTCATGGACCTCACCGAGCAGGATGTGACCGCCCTCCGGCGTGAGGTGGAGTCGCAGCTGGTCGAAGGTGACCTGCGGCGACAGGTGCGGGCGAACATCCAGCGCATGATTGACATCGGCTGCTACCGGGGGCTTCGCCACAAGGTGGGGTTGCCGGTGCGTGGTCAGAAGACGCGAACGAATGCTCGGACCTGGAAGGGGCCACGGCCGGCCAAGGCCGGGAAGAGGAAGTAATGGCTCAGGCACGGAAGAAGAAGGCGATTCGTCTCGACCGAGCGCGGGTGCACGTGCACTCCACGTTCAACAACACGATCATCACCGTGACCGATCCGAACGGCAACGCGGTTGGCTGGCAGTCGGGTGGGACGGCGGGGTTCACAGGCTCGCGGAAGGGGACGCCGTATGCCGCCCAGCTGGCCACGCAGGCATTGGTGCGTGATCTGAAGGAGTACGGCGTGCGGTCGGTCATCGTGACCGTGGACGGCACGGGATCAGGGCGACAGGCTGTGGTGCAGACGCTGCGCTCGCTGGGGATCCAGGTCGAGGAAGTCCGGAACGTGACGCCGGTCAGTCACAGCTAGGAGGCGGCGAGGATGGGCAGGTACGCAGGTCCGAAGTGCAGGGCATGTCGGCGGGAGGGCGTGAAGCTGTTCCTGCGTGGGGATCGCTGCTACTCAGCACAGTGCCCGGTCTCGAAGCGGCCTCAGGTTCCGGGGCAGCACAGCCGGTTCCGTCGGCGGGCAACGCCCTACGCAATCCGGATCCGCGAGAAGCAGAAGCTGAAGCGGATCTACGGCGTTCGAGAGGCGCAGTTCCGACGCTACGTCGAGGCCGGGAAGAAGTGGAAGGGCGTGACCGGTGAGGCCATTTTGAAGCAGCTGGAGCGACGGCTGGACAACGTGGTGTACCGTGCAGGATTCGCTCACTCACGCAACCAGGCACGTCAGATCGTCGGTCACGGGCACATCCTCGTCAACGGGCGGCCGGCCAACATCGCTTCTCACCTGTTGAGCGAGGGGGACATTGTCGAGGTCAAGCCGCAGTCGCGGGACAAGCTTCGCCCCCAGATCAAGGAGGCGGCGGAGCGCCGGCCTGTTCCAAGTTGGGTAACACGGGATCTTGAGGGGCTGCGGATCCAAGTGGCCGCGGAGCCGAATGTGGAGGAGATCGAGCAGTCCGTCAAGATGAACCTGATCGTGGAGTTCTACTCGAGGTAAGATGGCGTCCTTTGTGTATCCTGAATCGGCAACATGGGCCGAGCCGACCGACTCCCGCTACGGGCGTTTGGTCGTGGCGCCGTTGGAGCGTGGATACGCGACCACGCTGGGCAACGCCCTGCGCAGGGTGCTCCTGTCGGCAGTTCCTGGAGCCGCGGTGGTTCGGGTGTTGTTCCCTGGCCACTTCCACGAGTACGACACGATCAGCGGTGTCCGGGAGGACGTTCTGCACATCATCCTCAACCTGAAGGGGCTCGCGATCCGGTGTCGGGATGAAGCACTCCACCGGCTGTACGTGAACGCGACGGGTCCCGGTGAGGTGACGGCTGGCGACATCGAGACCCCGGCGGGGGTCGAGATCACGAACCCCGAGCACGTGATCGCCACGCTGGAGAAGAAGGGCAAGCTCGAGCTGGAGATGGAGGTCGAGGTCGGGCGGGGGTTCCGGACGGCGGAGGAGAACAAGCGCGACGACGCGCCGCTGTCGCTCATCCCCGTGGATGCAGACTTCTCACCGATCGAGCGGGTGAACTTCACCGTCGAGGCAACCCGGGTGGGGGGGAAGTCCGGCTTCGAGCGGCTGCTCCTTGACGTGTGGACGAACGGGGCCATCACCCCGGTCGAAGCTGTAGGGCACGCAGTTCAAGTGCTGCGCGAGCACTTGGCGCTCCTCGAAGGGGTGCGCGGAGAACGGGTGGGGCGGGTGGAGCAGCCCGAGGTCGCCGAGGAGCTGCTGCAGCCGTTGAGCGAACTGGGGTTCGAGGTCCGAGCCTGCAACCTGCTCCGGGAGGAAGGTGTCATTACCCTGAACGATCTCTTGTCGCGGACCCGCGAAGAGGTCTCTGACATCCACGGCTTCGGGGAGAAGACGCTGGCCCGGCTCGAAGAGCGCCTCAGCGAACTTGGCCACAGGCTGCACTCAGAAAAGGAGGACTAGATGCGCCATCGCTGCAAGGTACCCAAGCTCAGTATGACGAGTGATCGCCGGCGGGCAGTGCTGGCTGGGCAAGCGAAGGATCTCATTCTGTACGGCAAGGTGGACACGACCCCCGCGCGGGCGAAGGCGACGCAGGCGTTGGCCGAGCGACTCGTGACGTGGGCGCGCAAGGGTGACCAGGCGGCGCAACGCCGTGCGTTCTCGGTCCTTCAGAGCAAGGAAGCGACGGAAAAGCTCTTTGTCGAGCTTGGTCCTCGCTATCGCGACCGCGACGGGGGGTACACCCGGGTCCTCAAGCTCGGGCCGCGGCGGGGAGACGGGGCGGAGATGGCCCGCCTCACCTGGACCTAGCATGCCGGGTCGGCCCGTGGTTCCTGCAGGAACGGCTGTTGCGGGTCCATACTCCCCCGCGGTTCAGGCCGGGGGGTTTCTGTTTGTCTCCGGGCAGTTGCCCGTTACGGCAGGCGGAGCGCTGCTGACGGGATCCATTGCCGATCAGACCCGGCAGTGCCTGGAGAACGTAGGGCGCATCGTGCAATCCGCCGGCGGCACAGTGCGGGATCTTGTGAAGGTGACGATCTTCCTCGCTGACATGGACGACTTCGCGGCGGTCAACACCGCGTACGCGGCGTTCTTGGGCGCGGAGCTTCCGGCCCGGTCCTGCGTCGAGGTGAGTCGCCTCCCCAAGGACGCGCGGATCGAGATCGAGGCCATCGCCTACCTCGGCTCATAGGGATCTGCTCGCCGATCCATCCCCACCCGAACGCAATCGGGGCCAGGGGCAGCCGTGTGCCGACGAGGGGCCCCAGCCGCCGGGCGACCTTTCCCTGAACCGAAACCTGATCCCAGCCCCGACGAGCTATCCAGCTGTGGGGTACAGCTGTCCTGCTGCGTGGCGCCTGCGCAGCGCGGCGAGCATCTCCGGCACCATCTCTGCGAGGCCGTAGCGAGGCGTCCAGCCCCAGTCGGCGCGAGCCGCCGAGTCGTCGATCGAGCGGGGCCAGGTGTCAGCGATTGCTTGGCGGAAGTCCGGCGCGTACTCGACGCGGAATCCGGGCACGTGCCGGCGGATCTCCGTGGCGAGCTCGCCGGCGGTGAAACTCATCGCGGTGATGTTGTAGGTTCGGTAGCGAAGCCTCGCACACGGCGCCTCCATCAGCTCGATCGCCGACCGCAGGCAGTCCGGCATGTACATCATCGGGAGGGTCGTGTCGTCGCGGACGAAACACGTATAGGGTTTTCCTTCCACTGCGTAGTAGAACATCTCCACCGCGTAGTCCGTTGTCCCGCCTCCGGGCGGGGTTTCGCTCGAGATGATTCCGGGGTAGCGCAGCCCGCGGATGTCCAGGCCGTAGCGATGGGCGTAGTAGTCAGCGAGGAGCTCTCCGGTGACCTTCGTCACGCCGTACATCGTCGTCGGGGATAGGACCGTGTCCTGGGGGGTGCGGTCGCGGGGAGTGCGGGAACCGAACACCGCGATCGAGCTCGGGTGGAAGATCTGGGCGATCCCGACCTCGCGCGCGAGCTCGAGGAGGTTGTACAGCCCGTTCACGTTGACCTCCCACGCCCGCTGGGGGTTCTGCTCGCCGGTGGCGGACAGGACCGCGGCGAGGTGGTACACGGTCTCGATCTTGTGTTCGCGGATGACCCGTACCAACGCGTCGCGGTTCGTGACGTCAAGGGACACGAACGGGCCCGACTCCGCGAGGTCGGTCGATGCCGGCTTGCGGTGCCCCGCCGCTACAACCTGATGACCTCCGTAGCGTCTACGTAGTTCCAGTGTGAGCTCTGACCCGATCTGCCCCGTGGCCCCTGTGACGAGAATGCGCATCTGCCCCTCCCTGTGATGTGTGCGAAGATCCGATGGGGATTCTACCCGCCTGTGTTTGATCGGGCGAGGCGGGCCCGGTAAGCTGCCCGCGAGGAGGAGAGATGGGAAAGTACGACTTCATCACCGCCGAGCTCGCCGAGCTCAAGGCGCAGGGCCTCTACAACACGATCCGCACGATCGGGAGTTCCGTCGGCGCGTGGACCGTGGTGGACGGGAAGCGGGTCCTCAACATGTGCTCGAACAACTATCTCGGGTTCGCGAACGAGCCGCGGATGCGCGAGGCCGCCAAGGAGGCCATCGACCGCTACGGGGTCGGGCCGGCGGCGGTGCGGTCCATCGCGGGGACGATGGCCCTTCACGTCGAGTTCGAGCGAAAGCTAGCCCAGTTCAAGGGCGTCGAGGCGGCGCTCTCTCTCCAGTCGGGGTTCTGCGCGAACCTCGCCGCGATCCCGGCCTTGGTGGGCGCCGGCCACGCCCTGTTCACCGACGAGCTCAACCACGCCTCGATCATCGACGGCTGCCGGCTGACAAAGGCCGACCGCGTGATCTACCCCCATCGGGACGTGGACGCCCTGCGCAAGGCCCTCGCCGAGAAGAAGGACGTCCCGCGCAAGCTCATCGTGACCGACGGCGTGTTCTCGATGGACGGGGACCTCGCCCCGCTGCCGGCGATCGTCGAGGTCGCCGAAGAGTTCGGGGCGATGGTGATGGTCGACGACGCCCATGGGGAGGGCGTCGTGGGGGCCCACGGCCGGGGGATCGTCGACCACTTCAAGCTCCACGGCCGGGTGGATCTCGAGATGGGCACCCTCTCCAAGGCGTTCGGGGTCGTGGGCGGGTACCTCGCGGGGAAGGCGGAGGTCATCGAGTACCTTCGGCAGCGGGCCCGGCCGTTCCTGTTCTCGAGCGCGGTCACCCCCGCCGACGTCGCGGCGTGCATGGCGGCCGTGGACATTCTCCACGAGAGCGACGCCCCGGTGCGCAAGCTGTGGGACAACGCCCGCTACTTCAAGGCGAAGATGGTCGAGCTTGGGTTCGACGTCGGTGTCTCCGAGACCCCGATCACGCCGGTCATGCTCGGGGAGGCGACGACAGCGTGGCAGTTCTCGAAGGAACTCTTTGCTGAGGATGTATTCGCGCAGGCGATCGTGTTCCCCACCGTTCCGCGGGGCAAGGCACGGATTCGGGTGATGGTGTCCGCCGCGCACACGCGGGACGACCTCGACCTGGCGCTTGCCAAGTCTGCCAAGGTCGGCAGGAAGCTCGGGGTGATCTGACGACGTGAGCGTGCTGGAGCCGCTCGGGCGGATCCTGT
It contains:
- a CDS encoding L-threonine 3-dehydrogenase, with the translated sequence MRILVTGATGQIGSELTLELRRRYGGHQVVAAGHRKPASTDLAESGPFVSLDVTNRDALVRVIREHKIETVYHLAAVLSATGEQNPQRAWEVNVNGLYNLLELAREVGIAQIFHPSSIAVFGSRTPRDRTPQDTVLSPTTMYGVTKVTGELLADYYAHRYGLDIRGLRYPGIISSETPPGGGTTDYAVEMFYYAVEGKPYTCFVRDDTTLPMMYMPDCLRSAIELMEAPCARLRYRTYNITAMSFTAGELATEIRRHVPGFRVEYAPDFRQAIADTWPRSIDDSAARADWGWTPRYGLAEMVPEMLAALRRRHAAGQLYPTAG
- a CDS encoding 2-amino-3-ketobutyrate coenzyme A ligase, with product MGKYDFITAELAELKAQGLYNTIRTIGSSVGAWTVVDGKRVLNMCSNNYLGFANEPRMREAAKEAIDRYGVGPAAVRSIAGTMALHVEFERKLAQFKGVEAALSLQSGFCANLAAIPALVGAGHALFTDELNHASIIDGCRLTKADRVIYPHRDVDALRKALAEKKDVPRKLIVTDGVFSMDGDLAPLPAIVEVAEEFGAMVMVDDAHGEGVVGAHGRGIVDHFKLHGRVDLEMGTLSKAFGVVGGYLAGKAEVIEYLRQRARPFLFSSAVTPADVAACMAAVDILHESDAPVRKLWDNARYFKAKMVELGFDVGVSETPITPVMLGEATTAWQFSKELFAEDVFAQAIVFPTVPRGKARIRVMVSAAHTRDDLDLALAKSAKVGRKLGVI